The sequence taatcaggggtgttacatgcATAGCCAGAAATACTGTTAACTAAGAAAACCCAATAAACATGGTGGAAGCTTTAAAATTCAAAAACATAGAGGGAAAACCGATGTTCAAttttgcttttttcttcttttttttttactttccaaTAAAAAAATGTGTTCCTGTTGATCACCACAGTTATACAGGTACAATTATGTGTTAATATATATTTGCATTGTCAAGATCTGAGTTGAGGCTAAGCAATGTTCCAAAAGCAACAAAAACTTCTGTTTGTTTAAgtattttgcattcatagcagacctCAGCATATTAACTTCAATTTAAAGcggcaaaccactataaaatggggAGCTTCTCAGTAAGGTATCCAAAATTAAAAATGATAAGTTTACAACTTAAAACAATTCTCTAGCAGCAACATATCTGTACATAACATGATGCATCTGAAACACAATAAATATAGGAATGAAGAGATAAATTTGCAGTAAGTATCAAAAATAGCTGAGATATGAACCAAACAGAACAAAACAGATTGGGAACAAAAACTAAAAGATCATTTTACAAAATGATATCCAAACAACAGTGTAAAGTATTAATTCTAACTTATACTTCATCCCCAATTGCATATATTtcttatgattaatgaaatcagcaGAATACACTAACGAAAAAATGACAACTCACATTAGAGTTACCGCGATGGTCCCTATGATCATCCGGCACCCCTGCAAAAGATGCACCCAGAAAAGTCAAATCGAGATCTGGAACAACCAGAAGCCAACATAAAGCAATACACATTAATCAACATGCTCTCACATTCATTCAATCCTGTGAGGGCCATCAAACGAACAGCCACCTCCCGCTCCTCGGCATCCTGCAGCGCCCTGGCAAACGCCTCATTATTCTCAACCTCCGGCTGGTCGAGATTGGGATTGTTGGCATCGAAGGCGTCCTCCCCGTAATCGCTCCCCTCGATGCTCCCGCCATCCTCGACTACGTGATCCGGCTCGTCTCCCAcaccctcctcatcctcctcatcGTCATCGTAGGTCCAAGCGTCCGAGCTCTCATAATCGCTGTCATCGGCGCCGTTCATCCTCAGCATCGCGTAAGCCCTCTCCTGCACCCAATCGCGAACAACAAAAGAAATCATGAAAGCCCTCATCCCCAACCGTAAAAGCAAACATTCGAACATATAGGAGCAGGTGTGGGAGATCGGAGTATCGGGTACTTGTTCTTGGAGGGCTCGGGCAAGGGCGAGGTCAGCGTCGACCTGGCTGAGGCTGGTGAAGGGCGTGCGGGCAGGCGGCGGCGCCACCTCCGCAGCGAGCGGAGCATCTcgaggaggcggcggagggaTCGGACTGGGATCGGGGTTTGAAATGCCTTCGGCGGTGGCGTGTTTGTTCCTGGCGCCGCCCTCTTCACCGTTCTCCATTAAGACACCGTAAAGgaggagaatgagagagagagacagaggagagagagagaataggagGAGGAGATCAAAATACCGGGCTCTGTTTCTTAAAAGGCATCATTGTCGAGTAGGAATCGTATATTCCGATGGAATTGCTTTGAACTTCGTAGTTTCTCTAATCCAACGGCTCAGAAGTCACCAGTCGCCGCGGATGACCTCTGCAATGGTATTTTTTATCTTTCACGTTTATGTTACCAAAAACATGTCCTGCGATTTCGTTTCTTAACCATTTCGTTTACCCGTGGTGGAGCCCACGTGTCGCTCGGCAGAGACGCGACGGTGTAAATTAAGACGGGTAAAAAGTTATGCGGTGTTACCGACCATGACATCTCTCTCGAGTCAGAACAGAGGAGCAGTGTAAGTAAACCGGAACCGTCGAAGGAGCCAAGGAAACAAAtagtcaaaataaaaaatttggtATTTTTGATTGGCTAATGGATTTTGATGCGCGAGATCGAAAGGAGCAACAGAAATGACCGACGGGACGTGACGTGTGACGGGGGGGTGAATGAGCCGTATTTGTGtgctgtgtatatatatatatatatatatatatatatatgctttggtTAGTGGTTGGCAAATGCTATGGCACTAACAGTCGAAATTGCTCATGCAAGTAATATATATACACAATTGTTACCAAAATTGACCAAATTAAAATAGGTTTATTACTCTCTTGATTCTATATGATGGATCACATCGGCTTGTTCCTAATTCAATCGATCAAATCAGTTGGTTCAATCTAGTTTTAGAGTCAAATACGATCAAAGATTCTCTACATAAGCCTTCTAAGTTTGTTGTTTATTTGCACTTTAATGTTAATAAGACAATAGTGATTTAAACTTTTTTTTACATGCATATAATTATCATGTATTTTGCAAGTAAGAatttacattttaaaattttatgttacATTATGATCATTAGGATTATAATAAGACTTCACGGATGAAaggaatttaaaatattattttgtgtTTCTCCTTCAACTACAAATGTATCAAAATTATTGTTTTGGGTTTTGGTTTTACGGTAATTCCCGGATGCTTTCtgagaaaataaagagaaaaaattgtATGATGGAAACAAAATATTAATACAAAGAGCCTTCCGGATGGATTAGATGATCCGTCACGATGTATACTTTAAATATCGTGCATTCTATACTAGATTTTGATTGATCATCGGTAACCTAAAATCACAAAAAcctaaatcatcataaattttattttaacaaaAAATTCAAATGGATTCATAAAATGATAACTGCCTCACAGTAACCATGGTTAGGAAAGATGCTCTCAGGAGCAATTCTTATGTCCCTCGTGGACCAATCACTAGACAGGTTTATTTTAGGGTATCGAATAAACTGATATTATCACAATTTACGCGCAACTGACACCGGTGGGTCCCGCGTCAGAACCGATCGCGTCTCTCCCGTCACTTGCAACGGTCGT comes from Musa acuminata AAA Group cultivar baxijiao chromosome BXJ3-3, Cavendish_Baxijiao_AAA, whole genome shotgun sequence and encodes:
- the LOC135632656 gene encoding E3 ubiquitin ligase BIG BROTHER-related-like — translated: MENGEEGGARNKHATAEGISNPDPSPIPPPPPRDAPLAAEVAPPPARTPFTSLSQVDADLALARALQEQERAYAMLRMNGADDSDYESSDAWTYDDDEEDEEGVGDEPDHVVEDGGSIEGSDYGEDAFDANNPNLDQPEVENNEAFARALQDAEEREVAVRLMALTGLNEWVPDDHRDHRGNSNDVWQDIDPDEYVYEELVALGEVVGTESRGLSADMIASLPSVNYKAENIQDDNSEQCVVCRLEYEDGDSLVLLSCKHKYHSECINKWLQINKVCPVCNAEVSTSGTKQN